Sequence from the Burkholderia stabilis genome:
TTGCATACGACAGCGGCGGACGCGAAAGCGCACTGCATCAGCAGGTGTGGATCGTCAGCGGCCGTGTCGACGTCACACTCGGCGGCGAGCTTCACGAACTTCGTGAAGGCGACTGTCTGGCCATGCGGCTCGATCAACCGCTGATCTTCAGCAATCCGTCGTCGCAGCCCGCACGCTATGTCGTCGTGATCTGCGATGCGTCCGCCGCAGCCGGCGTGCGGAGCACGTGATGCGCACCCGGTGTGCGCGAATCGTTCAAAGACAACAGGAGTCCGTATGAATTTCCCGAAACAGCGCGACGACGTGCGCCTGATCGATTGCAGCGAGGCCGATCATGCAGCGGCCATCCTCGAGATTCTGAACGACGCGATCGTGAACTCGACCGCGCTGTACGACTACCGGCCGCGGCCGCCTGAAGCAATGGTCACGTGGTTCGCGACGAAGCGCGCGGGCGGCTTTCCGGTCGTCGGCGCGGTGGACGCATCGGGCACGCTGCTCGGCTTCGCGAGCTGGGGCACGTTCCGCGCGTTCCCGGCATTCAAGTACACGGTGGAACACAGTGTCTACGTGCATCCCGACCATCGCGGCCGCGGGCTCGGCGAATTGCTGCTGCGCGAACTGGTCCGGCGTGCGCGGGAAGCCGGCGTACACGTGCTGGTCGGCTGCATCGATGCGACCAACGGCGGAAGCGTCGCGCTGCATACGCGGCTCGGGTTCGTGCATTCGGGCACGATCACGGAGGCAGGATTCAAGTTCGGCCGCTGGCTCGATGCGGCGTTTTATCAGCTGACACTCGAGACACCGGCACATCCCGTGGATGGTTGATCGCAAACACTCGTTGCGCATGCAACATTGTGTGCGTGCGTCGCGCGTGCGATGCGGAAAATGAAAAATCCCCGCCATGGCGGGGATTTTTCATAGGGGCGCGAGCCTGCGCCACCTCACGATTGCATCAGCCAGCGCCATCGACGGATGCAGGGCCTCCCGCGCGCGCTGAAAGCGCTTCCACGCACCCTGGCGAGGTTCAATCTGATCGAGGATCGTTGAAGATCGAACGACGGCCACCTGCTCTGCCCCTCGGCCGAAAGCGCTTGACACCCTCCCTGGCGAAGCGTACTGTCGGTCGCTGAAGTATTCAAGAAGCGCGATTGCTGCTCATCATCGACCGCGGCCTGCGGTATTCGTTGTCCTCTCCCTCCTTGATTCTTTTCCCGCACCCATTCAGGGCGCATACGCTCGTCCATTCTCAGGAGATCTAACATGGATACCGGTACCGTCAAGTGGTTCAACGATAGCAAGGGCTTCGGCTTCATTACGCCCGACGCCGGCGGCGACGATCTGTTCGCGCATTTCTCGGAAATCCGCGGCGATGGCTTCAAGACCCTCGCCGAAGGCCAGAAAGTCAGCTACGAGACGAAGAGCGGGCCCAAAGGCCTGCAAGCGTCGAACATCACGGCCC
This genomic interval carries:
- a CDS encoding GNAT family N-acetyltransferase, with protein sequence MNFPKQRDDVRLIDCSEADHAAAILEILNDAIVNSTALYDYRPRPPEAMVTWFATKRAGGFPVVGAVDASGTLLGFASWGTFRAFPAFKYTVEHSVYVHPDHRGRGLGELLLRELVRRAREAGVHVLVGCIDATNGGSVALHTRLGFVHSGTITEAGFKFGRWLDAAFYQLTLETPAHPVDG
- a CDS encoding cold-shock protein; the protein is MDTGTVKWFNDSKGFGFITPDAGGDDLFAHFSEIRGDGFKTLAEGQKVSYETKSGPKGLQASNITAL